The following proteins come from a genomic window of Achromobacter deleyi:
- a CDS encoding YqiA/YcfP family alpha/beta fold hydrolase, whose protein sequence is MILYLHGFRSSPTSFKARLMADAMAARGLAGAWACPQLPASPREAAELALGIAREQLAGAADPRALTVVGSSLGGFYATWLAEQLGCKAVLLNPAVEAARDLATQVGEHRMYHSDAPFMFLPEYVRELAALHVSRITQPERYFLVAATGDEVLDWREMRDRYAGCRQRIVQGSDHGLSDFADWMPEVLEFALGSAPNGPK, encoded by the coding sequence ATGATTCTTTACCTGCACGGCTTCCGTTCCTCGCCGACCTCGTTCAAGGCCCGCCTGATGGCCGACGCCATGGCCGCCCGCGGGCTGGCCGGCGCGTGGGCCTGCCCGCAACTGCCGGCCAGCCCGCGCGAGGCCGCCGAGCTGGCGCTGGGCATCGCCCGCGAGCAACTGGCCGGCGCCGCCGACCCGCGCGCGCTGACCGTGGTCGGCTCGTCGCTGGGCGGTTTCTACGCCACCTGGCTGGCCGAACAGCTGGGTTGCAAGGCGGTGCTGCTCAACCCCGCGGTCGAGGCCGCGCGCGACCTGGCGACCCAGGTGGGCGAGCACCGCATGTATCATTCCGACGCGCCATTCATGTTCCTGCCGGAGTATGTGCGGGAACTGGCCGCCCTGCACGTCAGCCGGATCACCCAGCCAGAGCGGTATTTCCTGGTGGCGGCGACGGGCGACGAGGTGCTGGACTGGCGCGAAATGCGCGATCGCTACGCGGGCTGCCGCCAGCGCATCGTGCAGGGCAGCGACCACGGCCTGTCCGATTTCGCCGACTGGATGCCCGAGGTGCTCGAATTCGCCCTTGGCTCCGCGCCGAATGGCCCCAAATAA
- a CDS encoding ribonuclease catalytic domain-containing protein, which yields MYVFYEDDGSFKAGNILSETDASLQVESESGKRSKIKRANTLFNFAAPEPAALMAQATALADTLDLQFLWECAPQEEFDSPVLAADYFGHAPTPVEQAALLMRLHGAPAYFHRRGKGSYRPAPPDILAAALAALEKKQRQAEQQQEWVDEMAAGRLPEPIAQAAESLLIRPDKNSQQWKALDAACAKLGKSPDRLLLELGAWPHALALHKRRFLAVNFPRGLAFPELELPPIDRELPLSDAEIYSVDDVTTTEIDDALSVSTLPDGNLRVGIHVAAPGLTVTRDSEFDKLARARLSTVYMPGDKIPMQPDNVIKAFSLDAGREVPVLSLYVVANPETGEVIESDTRLERVVVRENLRHNMLDAQVTEDSLNDTSTDMPYGHWLRPLWKLAQALSAQRENVRGKPENNSRVEYSFYLDGNPDDPDTPVRLVPRQRNAPLDRMVAEYMILANNLWGGLLNQHGVPGIYRSQQAGRVRMSTQALPHEAIGVPQYAWSTSPLRRYVDLVNQWQLIAAVEHGVSARLVAPFKPRDADLFAIIGAFDAQYAAWAEFQSAMERYWCLRWLKQHNITRTVAHVLREDLVRFANCPLVTRIGGMPELERGTAVEVEILGMDELSLELDCRYVGQVGPAAEEAAA from the coding sequence ATGTATGTGTTTTACGAAGACGACGGCAGCTTCAAGGCCGGCAATATCCTGTCCGAAACCGACGCCAGCCTGCAGGTGGAGTCGGAGTCGGGCAAGCGCAGCAAGATCAAGCGCGCCAATACCCTGTTCAATTTCGCCGCGCCCGAACCGGCCGCGCTGATGGCCCAGGCGACCGCGCTGGCCGACACCCTGGACCTGCAATTCCTGTGGGAATGCGCGCCCCAGGAGGAATTCGATTCGCCCGTGCTGGCGGCCGACTACTTCGGCCACGCCCCCACCCCGGTCGAACAGGCCGCGCTGCTGATGCGCCTGCACGGCGCGCCCGCCTATTTCCACCGCCGCGGCAAGGGCAGCTACCGCCCCGCCCCGCCCGACATCCTGGCCGCCGCCCTGGCCGCGCTGGAAAAGAAACAGCGCCAGGCCGAGCAGCAGCAGGAATGGGTGGACGAGATGGCCGCCGGCCGCCTGCCCGAGCCCATCGCCCAGGCCGCCGAATCGCTGCTGATCCGGCCCGACAAGAATTCGCAGCAATGGAAGGCGCTGGACGCCGCCTGCGCCAAGCTCGGCAAGAGCCCCGACCGCCTGCTGCTGGAACTGGGCGCCTGGCCGCACGCGCTGGCCCTGCACAAGCGCCGCTTCCTGGCGGTGAACTTCCCGCGCGGCCTGGCCTTCCCCGAGCTGGAACTGCCGCCGATCGACCGCGAGCTGCCGCTGTCGGACGCCGAGATCTATTCGGTCGACGACGTCACCACCACCGAGATCGACGACGCCCTGTCGGTCTCCACCCTGCCCGACGGCAACCTGCGCGTGGGCATCCACGTGGCCGCGCCCGGCCTGACCGTGACGCGCGACAGCGAATTCGACAAGCTGGCGCGCGCGCGCCTGTCGACCGTCTACATGCCGGGCGACAAGATCCCGATGCAGCCCGACAACGTCATCAAGGCGTTCTCGCTGGACGCGGGCCGCGAGGTGCCGGTGCTGTCGCTGTACGTGGTGGCCAACCCGGAAACCGGCGAGGTCATCGAATCCGACACGCGCCTGGAGCGCGTGGTGGTGCGCGAGAACCTGCGCCACAACATGCTCGACGCCCAGGTCACGGAAGACAGCCTGAACGACACCTCCACCGACATGCCCTACGGCCACTGGCTGCGCCCGCTGTGGAAGCTGGCGCAGGCGCTGTCGGCGCAGCGCGAGAACGTGCGCGGCAAGCCCGAGAACAATTCGCGGGTGGAATACAGCTTCTACCTGGACGGCAACCCCGACGATCCCGACACCCCGGTGCGCCTGGTGCCGCGCCAGCGCAACGCGCCGCTGGACCGGATGGTGGCCGAGTACATGATCCTGGCCAACAATCTGTGGGGCGGCCTGCTGAACCAGCACGGCGTGCCCGGCATCTACCGCTCGCAACAGGCCGGCCGCGTGCGCATGAGCACGCAGGCGCTGCCGCATGAAGCCATCGGCGTGCCGCAATACGCCTGGAGCACGTCGCCGCTGCGCCGCTACGTCGACCTGGTGAACCAGTGGCAGCTGATCGCCGCGGTGGAACACGGCGTCTCGGCGCGCCTGGTGGCCCCCTTCAAGCCGCGCGACGCGGACCTGTTCGCGATCATCGGCGCGTTCGACGCGCAGTACGCGGCCTGGGCCGAATTCCAGAGCGCGATGGAGCGCTACTGGTGCCTGCGCTGGCTGAAGCAGCACAACATCACCCGCACGGTGGCCCACGTGCTGCGCGAAGACCTGGTCCGCTTCGCCAACTGCCCCCTCGTCACCCGCATCGGTGGGATGCCGGAGCTGGAGCGGGGGACGGCGGTGGAGGTGGAGATTCTGGGGATGGATGAGTTGTCGCTGGAGTTGGACTGCCGGTATGTGGGGCAGGTGGGGCCGGCGGCTGAAGAGGCTGCTGCCTGA
- a CDS encoding response regulator transcription factor, which translates to MRILLVEDNLDLGDAVESKLRSAGHSVQWVRDGVAALRWGLDETWDALVLDINLPGKDGFTVIRELRAAGLEAPVLVVTARSEIEDKIDMLDLGADDYLVKPFDLRELEARLRALLRRPAGQTSSVTAYGNLSLDLANRHVVLAGAPLELGRREFRLLEILVGKLGQTVAKERLMNQLFDLDDGSLNALELLISRLRKKLAGASIDIVTVRGVGYQARSHEPS; encoded by the coding sequence ATGCGCATTCTGCTGGTCGAGGACAACCTCGACCTGGGCGATGCCGTGGAGAGCAAACTGCGTTCGGCCGGCCATAGCGTCCAATGGGTGCGTGATGGCGTCGCCGCGCTGCGCTGGGGCCTGGACGAGACCTGGGATGCCCTGGTGCTCGACATCAATCTGCCTGGCAAGGACGGCTTCACTGTCATCCGCGAACTGCGCGCCGCCGGGCTCGAAGCGCCCGTGCTCGTCGTGACCGCGCGTTCCGAGATCGAAGACAAGATCGACATGCTCGACCTCGGCGCCGACGACTACCTCGTCAAGCCTTTCGACCTGCGCGAACTGGAAGCGCGGTTGCGCGCCCTGCTGCGCCGGCCCGCCGGGCAGACCAGCAGCGTCACCGCCTATGGCAACCTGAGCCTCGACCTGGCCAACCGCCACGTCGTGCTGGCCGGCGCGCCGCTGGAACTGGGGCGGCGCGAATTCCGGCTGCTGGAGATCCTGGTCGGCAAGCTGGGCCAGACCGTGGCCAAGGAACGGCTGATGAACCAGCTGTTCGACCTGGACGACGGCTCGCTCAACGCGCTGGAACTGCTGATCTCGCGCCTGCGCAAGAAGCTGGCGGGCGCCTCGATCGATATCGTCACCGTGCGCGGCGTCGGCTACCAGGCCCGCAGCCATGAGCCTTCCTGA
- a CDS encoding extracellular solute-binding protein — protein MSLPDSFSIRRRVFTLGAALLACALIGLVFFLRDYAQRAAEQAFDRLLAASALTIAGSVQIEDNGVTVEPPVSSLAMLSGSERVFYEARASNGRLITGYADLAPGLPLAQSATPVFTYLSYHDEPVRVATVGRLVSASQHAGWVTVRVAETLGSREELADEILGRSVLPLVVVSLVALGLLWFGVQRAFAPLAVVERELRRRAPDDLAPLVTPVPTEVRRLVEALNAFMQRLSGIMDTLNTLVADAAHQVRTPLASLRAQAEVALDETDPKRLHERLGRIHLNATHASQLINQLLMDATITHRLGKGARAPVGVAETINETRRRIGPLEAQRLRIEIAPQVRRARIAGDRVALREMLRNLVDNALRYAPDGTVDIQATPVAGYRVALTVSDRGPGIADDEKDAVQQRFTRGRTGESLPGSGLGLAIVRSVAVAHGGSLWLQDRAGGGLSARVILPLARQRTGRNVASWLGAIGAAMLLLTTAPAEVRAADIPEIVTRYPAPQPSSRVLTIAGPTDTPVVAPLILGFQAQRPDVTVVYREMGSRELYEAAIEDRLKEVDVLMSSASDLQIRLANDGYAQRYTSPYAAKLPSWAVWRNEVYGFTFEPAVIVYNPKRYTEATVPRSRQDLLRTLEHDRARLHGRVGTYDISRSSVGYLMAEQDELVSSNFWGLANAFGQVGVRLSATSAELLDAIENDEMDLGYNILGSYALSRQAAGSKIGVVFPQDYVLVLARSVLIARRAPNPDLGRALVDWLLSPAGQQVASSHAALGSIMEDTPGRWTSEAVLARSQGIVQPVVLSPALLVGLDQRRHSRFVQNWIRLVTDTPERP, from the coding sequence ATGAGCCTTCCTGACAGCTTTTCCATTCGCCGCCGCGTCTTCACGCTGGGCGCGGCGCTGCTGGCCTGCGCGCTGATCGGGCTGGTGTTCTTCCTGCGCGACTATGCCCAGCGCGCCGCCGAGCAGGCCTTCGACCGGCTGCTGGCGGCCTCGGCGCTGACCATCGCCGGCTCGGTCCAGATCGAGGACAACGGCGTCACCGTCGAGCCGCCGGTGTCGTCCCTGGCCATGCTGTCGGGCAGCGAGCGCGTGTTCTACGAGGCCCGCGCCTCCAACGGCCGCCTCATCACCGGCTACGCCGATCTGGCGCCAGGGTTGCCGCTGGCGCAATCAGCCACCCCGGTCTTCACCTACCTGAGCTACCACGACGAGCCGGTGCGCGTAGCCACGGTGGGCCGGCTGGTGTCGGCCAGCCAGCATGCCGGCTGGGTCACGGTGCGGGTGGCGGAAACGCTCGGATCGCGCGAGGAGCTGGCCGACGAGATCCTGGGGCGCAGCGTGCTGCCGCTGGTCGTCGTGTCGCTGGTGGCGCTGGGCCTGCTGTGGTTCGGCGTGCAGCGCGCCTTCGCGCCGCTGGCCGTGGTCGAGCGCGAATTGCGGCGGCGGGCGCCGGACGACCTGGCGCCGCTGGTCACGCCGGTGCCGACCGAAGTGCGGCGCCTGGTCGAAGCCCTGAACGCCTTCATGCAACGCCTGTCGGGCATCATGGACACCCTCAACACCCTGGTCGCCGATGCCGCCCACCAGGTGCGCACGCCCCTGGCCTCGCTGCGGGCGCAGGCCGAAGTGGCGCTGGACGAAACCGATCCCAAGCGGCTGCACGAGCGCCTTGGCCGCATCCACCTGAACGCCACGCACGCCAGCCAGCTCATCAACCAGCTGCTGATGGACGCCACCATCACGCACCGGCTGGGCAAGGGCGCGCGCGCGCCCGTCGGCGTGGCTGAGACCATCAACGAGACCCGGCGGCGCATCGGGCCGCTGGAGGCGCAGCGGCTGCGCATCGAGATCGCGCCGCAGGTGCGCCGCGCCCGTATCGCTGGCGACCGCGTGGCGCTGCGGGAAATGCTGCGCAACCTGGTGGACAACGCCCTGCGCTATGCGCCGGACGGCACCGTCGACATCCAGGCCACGCCGGTGGCCGGCTACCGCGTGGCGCTGACCGTGTCCGACCGCGGACCGGGCATCGCCGATGACGAAAAGGACGCCGTGCAGCAGCGCTTCACCCGCGGCCGCACCGGTGAATCGCTGCCCGGCTCGGGACTGGGACTGGCCATCGTGCGCTCGGTGGCGGTGGCGCATGGCGGCTCGCTGTGGCTGCAGGACCGTGCGGGCGGCGGCCTGTCGGCGCGCGTCATCCTGCCGCTGGCGCGCCAACGCACCGGCCGTAACGTAGCCAGCTGGCTCGGCGCCATTGGCGCGGCCATGCTGCTGCTGACCACCGCGCCCGCCGAGGTGCGCGCCGCCGACATCCCCGAGATCGTCACCCGCTACCCGGCGCCACAGCCGTCGTCGCGCGTGCTGACCATCGCCGGCCCCACCGACACGCCGGTGGTGGCGCCGCTGATCCTCGGCTTCCAGGCGCAGCGGCCCGATGTCACCGTGGTGTACCGCGAGATGGGCAGCCGCGAACTGTACGAGGCCGCCATCGAGGACCGGCTCAAGGAGGTGGACGTGCTGATGAGCTCGGCCTCGGATCTGCAGATCCGCCTGGCCAACGACGGCTACGCCCAGCGCTACACCTCGCCCTACGCGGCCAAGCTGCCGTCGTGGGCGGTGTGGCGCAACGAGGTCTACGGCTTCACCTTCGAGCCGGCCGTGATTGTCTACAACCCCAAGCGCTACACCGAGGCCACCGTGCCGCGCTCGCGCCAGGACCTGCTGCGCACGCTGGAGCACGACCGCGCGCGGCTGCACGGCCGTGTCGGCACCTACGACATCTCGCGCAGCAGCGTGGGCTACCTGATGGCCGAGCAGGACGAGCTGGTGTCGTCGAACTTCTGGGGCCTGGCCAACGCCTTCGGCCAGGTCGGCGTGCGGCTGTCGGCCACCAGCGCCGAACTGCTCGACGCCATCGAGAACGACGAGATGGACCTGGGCTACAACATCCTCGGTTCCTACGCCCTGTCGCGCCAGGCCGCGGGCAGCAAGATCGGCGTGGTGTTCCCGCAGGACTACGTGCTGGTACTGGCGCGCTCGGTGCTGATCGCGCGGCGCGCGCCCAACCCGGACCTGGGCCGCGCGCTGGTCGACTGGCTGCTGTCGCCGGCCGGCCAGCAGGTGGCCTCCAGCCACGCGGCGCTGGGGTCGATCATGGAAGACACGCCCGGCCGCTGGACCTCGGAAGCGGTGCTGGCGCGCTCGCAGGGCATCGTGCAGCCGGTGGTGCTGTCGCCGGCGCTGCTGGTGGGGCTCGACCAGCGGCGTCATTCGCGCTTCGTGCAGAACTGGATCCGGCTGGTCACCGACACGCCTGAACGGCCCTAG
- a CDS encoding ABC transporter substrate-binding protein yields MLAKSRLAAACAAAFAIAAGSAYAQQVPAGYPADYQKILDGAKKEGKVVIYSTTDTKAAGPIIKGFEALYPGVKVEYNDMNSTELYNRYISEQAAGGSSGDIVWSSSMDSALKLATDYALQYKSPEIAKLPAWAVWKDSAYGTTYEPAVFIYNKRLIPANEVPTTHGALAKLISSQPDKFKNKVTTYDIEKSAVGFMLAVQDKANDPKYFETLKDIAKGGLIVQSSTGTMMERVSSGENLVGYNILGSYAETRAKTDPSLGVAYPTDYALVLSRVAFISKKAKNRNAAKLWMDYLLSQKGQEIMANQADLASVRDDIEGDNDVDGMTKKLGASLKPIPVNETLLDYLEQNKRLQFIKDWRAAAGK; encoded by the coding sequence ATGCTTGCCAAGTCCAGACTGGCGGCCGCCTGCGCCGCTGCATTCGCCATCGCCGCCGGCAGCGCCTACGCCCAACAGGTTCCCGCGGGCTACCCGGCCGATTACCAGAAGATCCTCGACGGCGCCAAGAAGGAAGGCAAGGTCGTGATCTATTCGACCACCGACACCAAGGCCGCCGGCCCCATCATCAAGGGCTTCGAAGCGCTGTATCCGGGCGTCAAGGTCGAATACAACGACATGAACAGCACCGAGCTGTACAACCGCTACATCAGCGAACAGGCGGCGGGCGGCAGCAGCGGCGACATCGTCTGGAGCTCGTCGATGGACTCGGCGCTCAAGCTGGCCACCGACTACGCGCTGCAGTACAAGTCGCCCGAGATCGCCAAGCTGCCGGCCTGGGCGGTGTGGAAGGATTCGGCCTACGGCACCACCTATGAACCGGCGGTGTTCATCTACAACAAGCGCCTGATCCCGGCCAACGAAGTGCCGACCACGCACGGCGCCCTGGCCAAGCTGATCTCCAGCCAGCCGGACAAGTTCAAGAACAAGGTCACCACCTACGACATCGAGAAGTCGGCCGTGGGCTTCATGCTGGCCGTGCAGGACAAGGCCAACGATCCCAAGTACTTCGAGACGCTCAAGGACATCGCCAAAGGCGGCCTGATCGTGCAATCGTCCACCGGCACCATGATGGAACGCGTGTCGTCGGGCGAGAACCTGGTCGGCTACAACATCCTGGGCTCGTACGCCGAGACCCGCGCCAAGACCGACCCGTCGCTGGGCGTGGCCTACCCGACCGACTACGCCCTGGTGCTGTCGCGCGTGGCATTCATCAGCAAGAAGGCCAAGAACCGCAACGCCGCCAAGCTGTGGATGGACTACCTGCTGTCGCAGAAGGGCCAGGAAATCATGGCCAACCAGGCCGACCTGGCCTCGGTCCGTGACGACATCGAAGGCGACAACGACGTCGACGGCATGACCAAGAAGCTGGGCGCCTCGCTCAAGCCGATCCCGGTCAACGAAACGCTGCTCGACTACCTCGAGCAGAACAAGCGCCTGCAGTTCATCAAGGACTGGCGCGCCGCCGCAGGCAAGTAA
- a CDS encoding ABC transporter permease, which translates to MQSLRRKWQSLPRGVVVLITALAIYVPLSFIIIQSFLSAPFFSPSKVFSLDAFRFIFADPDFYKALKSGFILAFGLAIIAIPLGGMLAFLMIRTDLPGRRWIEPLILVPIFVSPMVLGFGYVVAAGPVGFFSTWVQNILGFVPWNVYSLTSIVIIAGLTHVPHAYLYISSALRSMGSDVEEAARVSGASPLRVMVSVSLPMVRPAMLYATVLLFFLGLEVFGLVLVLGDPEGNLVLATYLYKLTNKLGIPSYHLMAAVAVVLICMTIPLVMLQRRLMRTANRFVTVKGKASRARPLPLGKWRWVAGGVVTFWLLVTIVVPLLGVLLRAFVSNWGMGVSLFDVLSLDAFRTVFSQPNLMRAIVNSVAIGVFGGALAVFCYTFVGLAMHRKPDNVTRFMDYSVLVPRAVPGLLAGLAFLWVFLFVPMWLDNALDPDLGGWLSGLPFAEWLRENFVEWLRAIRSTIFSVWLAYTVVWMAYGLRLISSTLLQVGPELEEAARSAGARRGQVTRHVTVPLAKYGLIGSWLLMFLIFEREYSTGVYLLSPGTETIGSMLVSLWASGAIDIVAALSFINIVLVVIGLGIALRFGVKLHD; encoded by the coding sequence ATGCAGTCATTGCGCAGAAAATGGCAGTCCCTGCCACGCGGCGTGGTGGTGCTGATCACAGCCTTGGCCATCTACGTGCCGCTGTCGTTCATCATCATCCAGAGCTTTCTATCCGCGCCCTTCTTTTCGCCGTCCAAGGTCTTCAGCCTGGACGCATTCCGCTTCATCTTCGCGGACCCCGATTTCTACAAGGCGCTGAAAAGCGGCTTCATCCTGGCGTTCGGGCTGGCCATCATCGCCATCCCGCTGGGCGGCATGCTGGCGTTCCTGATGATCCGCACCGACCTGCCGGGCCGGCGCTGGATCGAACCGCTGATCCTGGTGCCGATCTTCGTGTCGCCGATGGTGCTGGGCTTCGGCTACGTGGTGGCGGCGGGCCCGGTCGGCTTCTTCTCGACCTGGGTGCAGAACATCCTGGGCTTCGTGCCCTGGAACGTGTATTCGCTGACCAGCATCGTCATCATCGCCGGCCTGACGCACGTGCCGCACGCCTACCTGTACATCTCGTCGGCGCTGCGCAGCATGGGCTCGGACGTCGAGGAAGCGGCCCGCGTCAGCGGCGCCTCGCCGCTGCGCGTGATGGTCTCGGTGAGCCTGCCGATGGTGCGCCCCGCCATGCTGTACGCCACCGTGCTGCTGTTCTTCCTGGGCCTGGAAGTGTTCGGCCTGGTGCTGGTGCTGGGCGACCCTGAAGGCAACCTGGTGCTGGCGACGTACCTGTACAAGCTGACCAACAAGCTCGGCATCCCGTCGTACCACCTGATGGCCGCGGTGGCCGTGGTGCTGATCTGCATGACGATTCCGCTGGTCATGCTGCAGCGCCGCCTGATGCGCACCGCCAACCGCTTCGTCACCGTCAAGGGCAAGGCCTCGCGCGCCCGTCCGCTGCCGCTGGGCAAGTGGCGCTGGGTGGCCGGCGGCGTGGTGACGTTCTGGCTGCTGGTCACCATCGTGGTGCCGCTGCTGGGCGTGCTGCTGCGCGCATTCGTGTCCAACTGGGGCATGGGCGTGTCGCTGTTCGACGTGCTGTCGCTGGACGCGTTCCGCACCGTGTTCTCGCAACCCAACCTGATGCGCGCGATCGTCAACTCGGTGGCCATCGGCGTCTTCGGCGGCGCGCTGGCGGTGTTCTGCTACACCTTCGTCGGCCTGGCCATGCACCGCAAGCCGGACAACGTCACGCGCTTCATGGACTACAGCGTGCTGGTGCCGCGCGCCGTGCCCGGCCTGCTGGCGGGCCTGGCGTTCCTGTGGGTGTTCCTGTTCGTGCCCATGTGGCTGGACAACGCGCTCGATCCGGACCTGGGCGGCTGGCTGTCGGGCCTGCCGTTCGCGGAATGGCTGCGCGAGAACTTCGTCGAATGGCTGCGTGCCATCCGCAGCACCATCTTCAGCGTGTGGCTGGCCTACACGGTGGTCTGGATGGCCTACGGCCTGCGGCTGATCTCGTCGACGCTGCTGCAGGTCGGCCCCGAACTGGAAGAGGCCGCCCGCAGCGCCGGCGCGCGCCGCGGCCAGGTCACCCGCCACGTCACCGTGCCGCTGGCCAAGTACGGCCTGATCGGTTCGTGGCTGCTGATGTTCCTGATTTTCGAGCGTGAATACTCCACCGGCGTCTACCTGCTGTCGCCCGGCACCGAGACCATCGGTTCCATGCTGGTGTCGCTGTGGGCCTCGGGCGCCATCGACATCGTGGCCGCGCTTTCCTTCATCAATATCGTTCTGGTCGTGATCGGCCTGGGCATCGCCCTGCGATTCGGAGTCAAACTTCATGATTGA
- a CDS encoding ABC transporter ATP-binding protein, translating to MIELSVEDLHLDYGDNPVLKGVSMQLRQGEVVSLLGPSGSGKTTLLRAVAGLEGPKRGRITIGERTVYDGAARQEIPAEERNLGLVFQSYALWPHKTVFDNVAYPLKLRKVPSSEVRERVQAVLDQLGLGKLGQRHPHALSGGQQQRVAIGRALVYSPPVILLDEPLSNLDAKLREEARAFLRELIIRLGLSALMVTHDQSEAMAISDRILLLNNGKIEQQGTPQEMYGAPSTLFTAEFMGSNNRLDGKVTEVRDGRARIEGRGWALWGKAGEGVAAGQDATAVIRVEQVRLADDPDGNHIDMPLLTSMYLGDRWEYLFRTPDADPANTLALRAYGPEGREPGPCRLALPASKVWVFPRPSK from the coding sequence ATGATTGAGCTTTCTGTAGAAGACCTGCACCTGGATTACGGCGACAACCCGGTGCTCAAGGGCGTGTCGATGCAGCTGCGCCAGGGCGAAGTGGTTTCGCTGCTGGGCCCCTCGGGCAGCGGCAAGACCACCCTGCTGCGCGCCGTGGCGGGCCTGGAAGGCCCCAAGCGCGGCCGCATCACCATCGGCGAGCGCACCGTCTACGACGGCGCCGCGCGCCAGGAGATCCCGGCCGAAGAGCGCAACCTGGGCCTGGTGTTCCAGTCGTACGCGCTGTGGCCGCACAAGACCGTGTTCGACAACGTCGCCTACCCGCTCAAGCTGCGCAAGGTGCCGTCGAGCGAAGTGCGCGAACGCGTGCAGGCGGTGCTGGACCAGCTCGGCCTGGGCAAGCTCGGCCAGCGCCATCCGCACGCGCTGTCCGGCGGCCAGCAGCAGCGCGTGGCCATCGGCCGCGCGCTGGTGTACAGCCCGCCCGTGATCCTGCTGGACGAGCCGCTGTCCAACCTGGACGCCAAGCTGCGCGAGGAGGCCCGCGCCTTCCTGCGCGAGCTGATCATCCGCCTGGGCCTGTCGGCGTTGATGGTGACGCATGACCAGAGCGAAGCCATGGCCATTTCGGACCGCATCCTGCTGCTGAACAACGGCAAGATCGAACAGCAGGGCACGCCGCAGGAAATGTACGGCGCGCCGTCGACGCTGTTCACCGCCGAATTCATGGGCAGCAACAACCGCCTGGACGGCAAGGTCACCGAAGTGCGCGATGGCCGCGCCCGCATCGAGGGCCGCGGCTGGGCGCTGTGGGGCAAGGCCGGCGAGGGCGTGGCCGCGGGCCAGGACGCCACCGCCGTGATCCGGGTCGAACAGGTCCGCCTGGCGGACGATCCCGACGGCAACCACATCGACATGCCGCTGCTGACCAGCATGTACCTGGGCGACCGCTGGGAATACCTGTTCCGCACCCCCGACGCGGATCCGGCCAACACCCTGGCGCTGCGCGCCTACGGTCCCGAGGGCCGCGAGCCGGGTCCCTGCCGCCTGGCGCTGCCGGCCAGCAAGGTCTGGGTGTTCCCGCGCCCGTCCAAGTAA
- a CDS encoding TonB family protein produces the protein MQHVADSPPPLSRPLRWLGAPAQHYLRIGLAISLLVHAGALAWRFGAPALSRPPATSLEVVLLNARSETPPDTPRAQAQNQMSGGGNAERGLSTTPLPQTGASAETIVLEAMRKRQVQLEAEQTRLMTQLRAADKAGAERQAVNPWPDGNERGKDAEDQASVIQNAQVAALAAKVQQYSAEPRKQFVAPSAEASRYAAYLDAWRARIETVGTQHYPDEARGRIYGSLRITVSVRADGSIADVEIDQPSPHAVLNQAARRIVQLAAPFPPFPPEIARDTDVLVITRTWHFVNDTLETQAP, from the coding sequence GTGCAACACGTCGCTGACTCCCCTCCCCCGCTGAGCCGTCCGCTGCGGTGGCTGGGCGCGCCCGCCCAGCACTACCTGCGCATCGGCCTCGCGATTTCGCTGTTGGTGCACGCCGGCGCCCTGGCGTGGCGCTTCGGCGCGCCCGCCCTGTCGCGGCCGCCGGCGACCAGCCTGGAAGTGGTGCTGCTCAACGCCCGCAGCGAGACGCCCCCCGATACCCCCCGCGCCCAGGCGCAGAACCAGATGAGCGGCGGCGGCAACGCCGAGCGCGGCCTGTCCACCACTCCCCTGCCCCAGACCGGCGCGTCGGCCGAGACCATCGTGCTCGAGGCCATGCGTAAGCGCCAGGTCCAGCTCGAGGCCGAACAGACCCGCCTGATGACCCAGCTGCGCGCCGCCGACAAGGCCGGCGCCGAGCGCCAGGCCGTCAACCCCTGGCCCGACGGCAACGAACGCGGCAAGGACGCCGAGGACCAGGCCAGCGTCATCCAGAACGCCCAGGTCGCCGCGCTGGCGGCCAAGGTGCAGCAATACAGCGCCGAGCCGCGCAAGCAATTCGTGGCGCCCTCGGCCGAGGCCTCGCGCTACGCCGCCTACCTGGACGCCTGGCGCGCGCGCATCGAGACCGTCGGCACCCAGCATTACCCGGACGAGGCGCGCGGCCGCATCTACGGCTCGCTGCGCATCACCGTGTCGGTGCGCGCCGACGGCAGCATCGCCGACGTCGAGATCGACCAGCCGTCGCCGCACGCGGTGCTGAACCAGGCCGCCCGCCGCATCGTGCAGCTGGCGGCGCCGTTCCCGCCGTTCCCGCCCGAGATCGCGCGCGACACCGACGTGTTGGTCATCACCCGCACCTGGCATTTCGTCAACGACACCCTGGAAACCCAAGCCCCATGA